From the genome of Colletotrichum higginsianum IMI 349063 chromosome 4, whole genome shotgun sequence, one region includes:
- a CDS encoding Pantothenate transporter liz1 — MAIGRTSSSPSVEANDQKDPNGQHVEISSQGITWTEEEEKKLVKKIDLFLMPTIWLMYLLSYMDRTNIGNAKIAGMADDLSLSSSQYSIVLIVFFIGYVLFEPPSNMILVRTRPSLYLPFIMAVWGVLTCVMAVVKTYHHLVILRVFVGIMEAGFSPGILLIISSWYRRAEQSRRFAIFMSAAILSGAFGGLLAGAITSGLEGAHGLRGWRWLFIVEGVATIGWAGISAFILLDFPATSKRLSERERAIAIARLQEDNVTVRGEEEKLGKRKSFMLALSNWRTWGFVLGYMVIVGSSTLSYFYPTLVHGLGFTSTVQAQYMTVPIYAFAFVCTAITGFYGDRIPDHRGLVIAGWLAFSTVTSICVCVVYNFTARYVLLVLMAAGLWASNAMSLSFASSTFGSMDAEVRAIALALMNALGNLAQIYGAYLFPEGDAPKYLLGFGVISGMLGLGVVVYLVMHVMVRKYQS, encoded by the exons ATGGCCATCGGgaggacctcctcgtcgcccagcgTCGAGGCAAACGACCAGAAAGATCCCAACGGCCAGCATGTCGAGATTTCCAGCCAAGGGATCACTTGgacggaggaagaggagaagaagctcgtcaAGAAGATTGACCTCTTCCTGATGCCG ACTATCTGGCTCATGTATCTTCTGTCATACATGGACAGAACCAA CATCGGAAATGCCAAGATTGCAGGAATGGCAGACGACCTTAGCTTGTCCTCTTCCCAGTACAgcatcgtcctcatcgtgTTCTTCA TTGGTTACGTCCTCTTCGAGCCCCCGTCCAACATGATCCTCGTCCGGACCCGTCCGTCCTTATACCTCCccttcatcatggccgtcTGGGGCGTCCTCACCTGCGTCATGGCCGTCGTCAAGACCTACCACcacctcgtcatcctccgAGTCTTCGTCGGTATCATGGAGGCCGGCTTCTCCCCGggcatcctcctcatcatctcGTCCTGGTACCGACGTGCCGAGCAGTCGAGGCGCTTCGCCATCTtcatgtcggcggcgatccTGTCGGGCGCCTTTGGCGGCCTGCTCGCGGGCGCCATCACGAGCGGTCTCGAGGGCGCCCACGGCCTCCGGGGCTGGAGGTggctcttcatcgtcgaagGCGTGGCGACTATCGGCTGGGCGGGCATCTCGGCCTTCATCCTGCTGGACTTCCCGGCCACGTCGAAGCGGCTGTCGGAGCGCGAGCGGGCGATTGCGATTGCGAGGCTGCAGGAAGACAACGTCACCGTCcgaggggaggaggagaagctcggcAAGAGAAAGTCGTTCATGCTGGCCCTCAGCAACTGGAGGACGTGGGGTTTCGTCCTCGGTTACATG GTCATTGTTGGTTCATCGACACTCTCCTACTTTTACCCTACGCTCGTCCACGGACTCGGCTTCACGTCGACAGTTCAGGCCCAGTACATGACA GTCCCGATCTACGCGTTTGCTTTCGTCTGCACTGCCATCACCGGATTCTACGGCGATAGAATCCCGGATCACCGAGGGTTGGTCATCGCCGGCTGGCTCGCGTTCAGCACCGTCACCTCGATCTGCGTGTGCGTGGTGTACAACTTCACGGCCCGCTACgtgctcctcgtcctcatgGCCGCCGGGCTCTGGGCCTCCAACGCCATGTCGCTCTCCTTCGCCAGCTCGACGTTTGGCAGCATGGATGCCGAGGTGcgcgccatcgccctcgcaCTGATGAATGCCCTCGGAAACCTCGCCCAGATCTACGGCGCGTACCTGTTCCCCGAAGGCGACGCTCCGAAGTACCTGTTGGGCTTTGGTGTAATTTCCGGTATGCTGGGACTGGGTGTCGTCGTTTACCTCGTGATGCACGTCATGGTTAGGAAATACCAGTCCTAG
- a CDS encoding C6 zinc finger protein, producing the protein MSLDKSIPGTGVFPVDPARKRPKRTRASASKCDEDKPFCKRCRRDRHKCDGYAEPFQTNRRTSPKGSTSPRRRAAVTSVTQLTPPIDWDVSGTTLEKLMFHHVHRCTVPDFGLATPLAKVWSNYILPLGYYADSIKHAIIALGVAHRAFLERDPSADSAPSQSDLAFNGLAERHYRKAVSEAIKIMADPSPVNVRVTLVCCLVFVCFEIVRGQYDKAIQHLRSGSRVLESLHQASSLASRRDSTASLSVADRCLAETVRNHFSQLCDIADMFTCMGMDASMLTEADIVPDLSFFTQPRGGSDESKPFASVSEARQCLHFVELMFVEAFDDRWHCSSDGCWHSSASCASSSPTPGSQSSAKEAWDKATARFRAWCSRFELFQKALPEGMGPAEHDELRALRFSQKSWEMFNQQDGPCAVKDVSAEELHRLIDMAEDIASSSREGRPRPKFALVADVVPSLAYVCAFCDNAEVERRIVDVLRGMRRREGVWDSQEMADLYELVLQAKLDNRWKEEYNWETLPSLTRMMSNIGVSSPSTRSLVSTPLASL; encoded by the exons ATGTCATTGGACAAGTCGATCCCGGGCACCGGAGTCTTCCCCGTGGATCCCGCGCGCAAGAGACCTAAGCGAACTAGGGCGAGCGCGTCAAAG TGCGATGAGGACAAGCCGTTCTGCAAAAGATGCAGGAGAGACAGGCACAAGTGCGACGGGTACGCGGAGCCCTTTCAGACTAACCGACGAACGAGCCCCAAGGGCTCGACCTCGCCTCGCAGACGAGCAGCAGTCACGTCGGTAACGCAACTAACCCCTCCGATCGACTGGGATGTTTCCGGCACGACCTTGGAAAAGTTGATGTTCCACCACGTCCACCGGTGTACGGTCCCGGACTTCGGCCTCGCAACGCCTCTGGCCAAGGTATGGAGCAACTACATCCTGCCCCTCGGCTACTACGCCGACTCCATCAAGCACGCCATCATTGCCCTCGGCGTTGCCCACAGAGCCTTCCTGGAGAGGGACCCCTCCGCCGACTCGGCGCCGTCCCAGTCCGATTTGGCGTTCAACGGCCTGGCCGAGAGGCACTACCGGAAAGCCGTCTCGGAGGCGATCAAAATCATGGCCGACCCGTCCCCCGTCAACGTCCGCGTCACGCTCGTCTgctgcctcgtcttcgtctgcTTCGAGATCGTCAGGGGCCAGTACGACAAGGCCATCCAGCACCTGAGATCCGGGTCGCGCGTCCTGGAGTCGCTCCACCAAGCCTCCTCCCTGGCCAGCCGGCGCGACTCCACCGCCTCGCTCTCGGTGGCCGACCGGTGCCTGGCCGAGACGGTGCGGAATCATTTCAGCCAGCTGTgcgacatcgccgacatGTTCACCTGCATGGGCATGGACGCTTCGATGCtgaccgaggccgacatcgtACCGGACCTGTCCTTCTTCACGCAACCGAGGGGGGGCAGTGACGAGAGCAAGCCGTTTGCCAGCGTCTCGGAGGCCCGGCAGTGTCTTCACTTTGTCGAGCTGATGTTCGTGGAGGCCTTTGACGACCGCTGGCACTGCAGTTCCGATGGCTGCTGGCACTCTTCGGCGTCGTGCGCCAGTAGTAGCCCGACGCCCGGATCGCAAAGCTCCGCCAAAGAGGCATGGGATAAGGCGACGGCTCGTTTCAGAGCGTGGTGCTCCCGCTTCGAGCTGTTCCAGAAGGCCCTGCCCGAGGGCATGGGGCCGGCGGAGCACGACGAGCTCAGGGCGCTGCGGTTCTCCCAGAAGAGCTGGGAGATGTTCAACCAGCAGGACGGGCCCTGTGCCGTGAAGGACGTgagcgccgaggagctccaCCGGCTCATCGACATGGCGGAGGACATCGCGTCCTCCTCTCGGGAGGGGCGGCCCAGGCCCAAGTTCGCGCTGGTGGCCGACGTCGTGCCCTCGCTCGCGTACGTGTGCGCCTTCTGCGAcaacgccgaggtcgagcgGCGCATCGTGGACGTCCTGCGCGGCATGAgacggagggagggggtgtggGACAGCCAGGAGATGGCGGACCTGTACGAGCTGGTCCTGCAGGCCAAGCTCGACAACCGGTGGAAGGAGGAGTACAACTGGGAGACGCTGCCGAGCCTCACGAGGATGATGTCGAATATAGGGGTTTCCagcccgtcgacgaggagtcTCGTCAGCACCCCGCTGGCCTCGCTCTGA
- a CDS encoding CVNH domain-containing protein yields the protein MRSRVPLVALLAVGVTAGDFSKSCKDEHVDPTTQILTANCDVGDGKGTLRSTSLDLNICFAYIGNTIQWSSRGNFGQTCNGCHVYRLPDPVYGPIFGTTRAWLNCTCNGAVPETSIELVRPSPADVVVANT from the exons ATGAGGTCTCGGGTCCCTCTTGTCGCTCTTCTCGCCGTGGGAGTCACTGCCGGGGACTTCAGCAAGAGCTGCAAGGATGAACACGTTGACCCCACGACTCAGATACTGACGGCGAACTGCGACGTGGGTGATGGCAAGGGTACTTTAAGGTCAACTTCTCTCGATTTAAACATCTGCTTCGCGTACATAGGTAATACAATCCAG TGGAGCAGCAGAGGGAACTTCGGCCAGACCTGCAACGGCTGCCACGTTTACCGCCTGCCGGACCCCGTCTATGGCCCGATCTTCGGGACCACCCGGGCATGGCTGAACTGCACGTGCAACGGCGCCGTACCGGAGACTTCCATCGAGCTCG TCAGGCCCAGCCCTGctgacgtcgtcgtcgcgaaCACGTAG
- a CDS encoding Zn 2cys6 transcription factor, with the protein MDTSSTARRKSTASSVAASGTETRPRRVRPSRARGLRTSTGCLTCRRRRIKCDEGKPKCAQCCKSDRGCEYAQPAAPEEALETRHRSQSVVSTAADQDLPDDYLPGLPNAAEGTTDSGVVVTPPVPKDAPASTATAAVAAAATAHPVDFATPFVPSFDPADPCGTTLGVEETLQPSVSDADLGFSPLALSQTSLLNISPFEWYDLLAQDAINNIQRLNSLSGGETRWAFDESTLSRRQSPIPESPRDGNEGPPGFGQEDAPVTQPWNTTSNIELSESDLAYFRYYVDVVGPILDLFDPERHFSNVVPHLAVRNIGLLKSILAVAARHMSLGSTASIDDGPAPSNPPSPDTSYPGGGQAETEPARMATQFYYETLQYLSHTLLYPSYANSHEILATAIMISTYEMFDADGPSTNGDWERHLRGAFWIQRSQNNNGESADGLRRAVWWAWLRQDIWAAFRSGRRTLTIFQPQRRIRDLGSDELVTRILFIAAKCVEYASRDADAAPVRDLQHRLNHGNRLLRSLEEWRQALPASFAPISAAPTPVPETASAAGIPFASSPTSSAGHSRRDSVCASSVKSASKQIFHPVWIHPPSHAGAMQMYHFARAIVLLAQPTTGGLNAYRQRQRSLTESLHTVCGIADSCRDTDPAMAFVNVQAVFAVSENGDADDPITVGQCAQDKQKQSEILPILDRALAISKFPVKGLTQALRRLWDEGV; encoded by the exons ATGGACACCTCGTCCACTGCCAGACGCAAGTCAACCGCATCTTCAGTGGCCGCTTCCGGGACCGAAACTCGGCCGCGACGTGTCAGGCCCTCCCGAGCTCGCGGACTGCGGACATCCACCGGCTG CTTGACCTGCAGGAGGAGGCGCATCAAATGCGACGAGGGCAAGCCCAAATGTGCCCAGTGTTGCAAGTCAGACCGGGGCTGCGAGTACGCCCAGCCCGCTGCCCCTGAAGAGGCTTTGGAGACCCGGCATCGTTCACAGTCGGTcgtgtcgacggcggccgaccAGGATCTCCCGGACGATTACCTCCCAGGCCTACCTAACGCAGCTGAGGGAACAACAGACAGCGGAGTCGTAGTCACACCCCCGGTCCCCAAGGACGCCCCAGCATCAACAGcgacagcagcagtagcagcagcagcaaccgcTCATCCGGTCGACTTCGCGACGCCATTCGTCCCCTCCTTCGACCCGGCGGACCCATGTGGCACCACactgggcgtcgaggagacCCTACAGCCGAGCGTCTCggacgccgacctcggctTCTCGCCCCTGGCCCTCAGCCAGACGTCCCTGCTCAACATCTCGCCCTTTGAGTGGTACGACCTGCTCGCCCAGGACGCCATTAACAACATCCAGAGACTGAACAGCCTCTCCGGCGGCGAGACCAGGTGGGCCTTTGACGAAAGCACTCTATCACGGAGGCAGAGTCCGATTCCCGAATCGCCTCGGGATGGGAACGAGGGACCGCCGGGCTTCGGTCAGGAGGATGCCCCGGTCACCCAGCCCTGGAACACGACCAGCAACATTGAGTTGTCAGAGAGTGATCTTGCCTACTTCCGTTACTATGTGGATGTGGTCGGCCCCATTCTCGATCTCTTTGATCCAGAGAGGCACTTCTCCAATGTGGTCCCCCACCTTGCCGTGCGGAATATTGGCTTGCTCAAGTCCATCCTGGCGGTGGCAGCCCGGCACATGTCTCTTGGTAGTACTGCCAGCATCGACGATGGCCCGGCTCCCAGCAACCCCCCTTCGCCGGATACGAGTTACCCGGGAGGAGGCCAGGCAGAGACCGAGCCAGCTCGGATGGCCACGCAGTTCTACTACGAGACTCTGCAGTATCTCTCCCACACGCTGCTCTACCCGTCCTACGCCAACTCCCACGAGATCCTCGCCACCGCCATCATGATCAGCACCTACGAGATgttcgacgccgacggccccTCGACCAACGGGGACTGGGAGCGCCACCTCCGGGGCGCCTTTTGGATCCAGCGCTCGCAGAACAACAACGGCGAGTCCGCCGACGGGCTGAGGCGGGCCGTCTGGTGGGCGTGGCTCCGGCAGGACATCTGGGCCGCCTTCCGGTCCGGCCGCCGGACGCTCACCATCTTCCAGCCGCAGAGGAGGATCCGGGACCTCGGCTCGGACGAGCTCGTGACCAGGATCCTGTTCATCGCGGCCAAGTGCGTCGAGTACGCCTCCCGCGACGCGGACGCCGCCCCCGTGCGAGACCTGCAGCACCGCCTGAACCATGGCAACCGGCTCCTGCGGTCCCTGGAAGAGTGGCGTCAAGCGCTGCCGGCCTCTTTTGCCCCTATTTCCGCCGCCCCCACTCCCGTCCCCGAGACCGCGTCCGCGGCAGGCATCCCCTTCGCGTCGTCTCCCACGTCGTCTGCCGGCCACTCCAGGCGAGACTCGGTCTGCGCTTCGTCCGTGAAGTCGGCCTCCAAGCAGATCTTCCACCCCGTCTGGATCCACCCGCCGAGTCACGCGGGCGCCATGCAGATGTACCACTTTGCGCGGGCCATCGTCCTCCTGGcccagccgacgacggggggCCTCAACGCGTATCGGCAACGGCAGAGGTCCCTGACCGAGAGCCTCCACACGGTCTGCGGCATTGCGGATTCGTGCAGGGACACCGATCCCGCCATGGCGTTCGTCAACGTGCAAGCCGTCTTTGCCG TAAGTGAAAACGGCGATGCTGACGACCCGATAACAGTGGGACAATGTGCCCAAGATAAACAGAAGCAGTCGGAGATTCTCCCAATATTGGACCGAGCGCTTGCTATCAGCAAGTTTCCTGTTAAGGGGTTGACACAGGCCCTCCGGAGACTCTGGGACGAAGGGGTGTAA
- a CDS encoding Dehydrogenase produces MSPSATAEATSAQASNGNGATPNPAAAAAAATAAAPASSSAPDFLNTQPGPDHDWRISLKNKVIAITGANRGIGLGIAEVCLANDAAAVYSLDLFEPGEEFQAVQQANPKRIHYVHCDVTSEESITAAVDAIIAREGAIHGLVANAGMTKHQPALAFDRAQLEQLFNLNVFGAYFCATTVARRFIELGVKGSIVFTASMTSYRPNRAAPSAPYGATKGAVRNMTHTLAMEWAKHGIRVNSISPGFVRTAMTYFVDQAPDWDLKMQYYGGMPRLADPKELGGAYVYLLSDGASYTTGIDIPVAGIVGAW; encoded by the coding sequence ATGTCTCCCAGCGCAACGGCCGAGGCCACTTCAGCCCAGGCGAGCAACGGTAATGGTGCCACACCAAaccctgccgccgccgccgccgccgccactgctGCGGCCCCGGCTAGCTCGAGTGCCCCTGATTTCCTCAACACGCAGCCCGGTCCCGACCACGACTGGAGGATCTCGCTGAAGAACAaggtcatcgccatcacggGCGCCAACAGAGGCATCGGCCTGGGCATCGCAGAGGTGTGcctcgccaacgacgccgccgccgtctacTCGCTCGACCTCTTCGAGCCCGGCGAGGAGTTCCAGGCCGTCCAGCAGGCGAACCCCAAGCGCATCCACTACGTCCACTGCGACGTCACCTCCGAGGAGAGCatcacggccgccgtcgacgccatcatcgcccgcGAGGGCGCCAtccacggcctcgtcgccaatGCCGGCATGACCAAGCACCAGCCGGCCCTGGCCTTTGACCGCGCCCAGCTCGAGCAGCTCTTCAACCTCAACGTCTTCGGCGCCTACTTCTgcgcgacgacggtggcccGCCGCTTCATCGAGCTGGGCGTCAAGGGCTCCATCGTCTTCACCGCCTCCATGACCTCGTACCGGCCCAACCGcgccgcgccctcggcgccgtacGGGGCCACCAAGGGCGCCGTCAGGAACATGACGCACACGCTGGCCATGGAGTGGGCCAAGCACGGCATCCGCGTCAACTCCATCTCGCCCGGCTTCGTCAGGACCGCCATGACCTACTTTGTCGACCAGGCACCCGACTGGGACCTCAAGATGCAATACTACGGCGGCATGCCCCGGCTGGCGGACcccaaggagctcggcggcgcctACGTGTACCTGCTGTCGGACGGCGCGAGCTATACcaccggcatcgacatcccCGTTGCCGGGATCGTTGGCGCTTGGTAA
- a CDS encoding Transketolase: protein MAPSLELYEKATEGLPVKPNVTNTHGVPAAIADLKLESSDKHDRVLKVFRAFIADLCQQFNGGHPGSAMGMAAIGVALYKYVMKYSPSNCEYFNRDRFVLSNGHACLWQYLFMHLIGVKSMTIDQLKSYHSEKTDSLCPGHPEIENEGVEVTTGPLGQGVANAVGLAMATKNLAATYNQPGYEVVNNMTWCMIGDACLQEGVGLEAVSLAGHWKLNNLCIIYDNNSITCDGTADVANTEDINAKMRATGWNVLEILDGNSNVAAIANALIAARSSDRPTFINIHTTIGFGSVKAGDAKTHGAALGVDDVSNIKASFGLNPDEHFAIPQDVYDFFRDAPERGRAYEADWSATVQKYTERYPELAAEFKLRVEGKMPDDWTKYIPAKDQLPTAPTATRKSAGIVGNPLGEKMKNFLIGTADLTPSCNVAYNQKVDFQSPELRTACNLNGDYSGRYIHYGIREHAMCAISNGLAAFRKGTFLPVTSSFFMFYLYAAPAVRMAALQGLQQIHIATHDSIGTGEDGPTHQPIALPALYRAMPNTLYIRPCDSEEVAGAFIAAIGAAETPTIISLSRQTLTQYPRHSSRDGVAKGAYVFAEAAGDDFDVTLIGVGSEMGFAMETRDLLAEEGVRARVVSFPCQRLFEQQSREYKQSVLKPRSGRPAVVIEAYAANGWERYADAAFSMRRFGKSLPSKAAYDYFGFRPARMAPEIKKLVEEVRRDGIEVLRGDFRDLNGPLGVGFEH from the exons ATGGCGCCGTCGCTGGAACTCTATGAGAAAGCCACCGAGGGCTTGCCCGTCAAGCCGAATGTCACCAACACTCATGGTGTCCCGGCGGCCATCGCTGACTTGAAGCTCGAGAGCTCCGACAAGCACGACAGGGTGTTGAAGGTGTTTAGGGCTTTTATCGCCGACCTCTGCCAGCAGTTCAATGGAGGACATCCCGG CTCCGCGATGGGCATGGCCGCGATTGGGGTCGCTCTGTACAAGTATGTCATGAAGTACTCCCCCTCAAACTGCGAGTACTTCAACCGTGATCGTTTCGTCCTCTCCAACG GCCATGCATGCCTATGGCAATATCTCTTCATGCACCTCATCGGCGTGAAGAGCATGACAATCGATCAGCTCAAATCATACCACTCCGAGAAGACTGATTCCCTGTGTCCGGGCCACCCCGAGATCGAGAATGAAGGCGTCGAAGTCACCACAGGACCGCTTGGCCAAGGCGTTGCCAACGCCGTCGGGCTGGCGATGGCCACGAAGAACCTCGCGGCGACATACAACCAGCCGGGCTACGAGGTCGTGAACAACATGACGTGGTGCATGATTGGCGATGCCTGCCTCCAGgagggcgtcggcctcgaggcggtGTCGCTGGCTGGCCACTGGAAGCTGAACAACCTCTGCATTATCTACGACAACAACTCCATCACCTGCGACGGGACGGCCGACGTCGCAAACACGGAAGACATCAACGCCAAGATGAGGGCGACGGGTTGGAACGTTCTGGAGATCCTCGACGGAAACTCCAACGTGGCCG CTATTGCCAACGCTCTCATCGCCGCGCGGAGCAGCGACCGCCCTACCTTCATCAACATCCACACGACGATCGGCTTCGGTTCCGTCAAAGCCGGCGACGCAAAGAcccacggcgccgccctcggcgtcgacgacgtctcCAACATCAAGGCGTCCTTCGGCCTCAACCCGGACGAGCACTTCGCCATCCCCCAGGACGTCTACGACTTCTTCCGCGACGCCCCCGAGCGCGGACGCGCCTACGAGGCGGACTGGTCGGCCACCGTCCAGAAGTACACGGAGCGGTACCCGGAACTCGCCGCCGAGTTCAAGCTCCGTGTCGAGGGCAAGATGCCGGACGACTGGACCAAGTACATCCCCGCCAAGGACCagctgccgacggcgcccacGGCCACCCGCAAGTCCGCCGGCATCGTGGGGAACCCCCTgggcgagaagatgaagaacTTCCTCATCGGCACCGCCGACCTCACGCCATCATGCAACGTCGCCTACAACCAGAAGGTTGACTTCCAATCC CCCGAGCTCCGGACGGCCTGCAACCTCAACGGCGACTACTCGGGCCGCTACATCCACTACGGCATCCGCGAACACGCCATGTGTGCCATCTCCAACGGCCTGGCCGCCTTCAGGAAGGGGACCTTCCTCCCCGTCACCAGCTCGTTCTTCATGTTCTACCTCTAcgccgcgccggccgtcCGCATGGCCGCGCTGCAAGGCCTCCAGCAGATCCACATCGCCACCCACGACAGCATCGGCacgggcgaggacggcccGACGCACCAGCCCATCGCCCTCCCGGCGCTGTACCGCGCCATGCCCAACACCCTCTACATCCGCCCCTGCGACTCGgaggaggtcgccggcgccttcatcgccgccatcggcgccgccgagacgccgaCCATCATCTCGCTCTCCCGCCAGACCCTCACGCAGTACCCCCGGCACTCGTCGAgggacggcgtcgccaaGGGCGCGTAcgtcttcgccgaggccgccggcgacgacttCGACGTCACCCTCATCGGGGTCGGCTCGGAGATGGGCTTCGCCATGGAGACCAgggacctcctcgccgaggagggcgtcaGGGCGCGGGTCGTCTCGTTCCCCTGCCAGCGCCTCTTCGAGCAGCAGTCCCGGGAGTACAAGCAGTCCGTCCTGAAGCCGCGGTCCGGCAGGccggccgtcgtcatcgaggcCTACGCCGCCAACGGCTGGGAGCGCTACGCCGACGCGGCCTTCTCGATGCGCCGGTTCGGCAAGAGCCTGCCGTCAAAGGCCGCGTACGACTACTTCGGCTTCCGcccggcgaggatggcgccCGAGATCAAGAAGCTCGTGGAGGAGGTGCGCAGGGACGGCATCGAGGTGCTGCGCGGGGACTTTAGGGACCTGAACGGTCCCTTGGGGGTCGGGTTTGAGCACTAG